A window of Nitrospirota bacterium genomic DNA:
GGCCAGGCGGGCACCGTATTCAACAACTTTGGAAACACCAGAGCGGTCAAAGGGCAGCGTCTTTTCTTTTTTCGATGTGCTTGCGATAAAGGCGGCATATTTCTGGACCGTCTCCGCATTGCTGTTCATCCTGCTGTCAAAATCAGCCTTAACTTTGAAAAGTTCGCGGTATTCGTCATCTGCGTTATGAAGCAGGTAATACAGATACGGCGTCCCCACAAGAATGACCTTTACCTGCAGCGGGATCGCCTCAGGCCGCAGCGTCGTGGTCGAAATCATCCGGTATTGTTCCCATATGTCTTCGATACGAACTTCTCCATTGCGTATCGCCCTCTTCAAGGCGTCATAGGAGAACATGTTGCGGAGGAGATCAAGCGCATTAATTACGATGTACCCGCCATTGGCCTTATGGAGCGAGCCGGCCTTGATCATCGAGAAGTCCGTGGAGGCAACACCGTATTGGAACTTGTATTCAAGTCTGCCCAAAAGGTTGAAGTAGGTCGGATTGCTCTCGTAGATACAGGGCGCGCCCGAAGTCTCCTTATTGTTGACCAGGACATTTACTGCGTACCGGGTAAAGGTCGGCTCACTCTTTGGCGCACGCATGAACGGCAGAGGCGGTGTCTGCTCCTCCTGTCCCTTAAAATCATCGAGATGCTCCAGAATATCCTCGGTCATCTCGGAAAGATAGGCGAATATCTTCTCCTGGGATTCGTATTTATGCTTCAGGTCATCCGTCATATGACCAACCACGGAAAGTGCTGCCTCGCGTTCAAGTTTGGCAAGGAGAATTTTGAGGTTCTTCTCCGCATCCCGCACTTCACGCACAACGTCGTTCAGCCTTTCCTGGAGCGCCTTTCCGATCTCGTCTATCTTCGCCTTTATCGGCTCATCAAGAGCCTCATATTCTTCTTCGGTCAGCGGTTCTCCGGTCTTCTTTATTGGCACGATCATAAGGCCGCTTACGCTCTTACGGATCGAAAAACCCTTGGACTTGGCATCTTCATCAAGTGCCGAGAAATATTCTTTCTGCTTCTGCTGAAATGCCTCGATCGTCTGGTTCCTCTGCTTTTCGTATTCTTTGGATTCAAATATCTTCGGAATTTCGAGTCTCAGCGTTTTAACAAGCTCTTCCATGTCTTTATGAAACAGCGATGCCATGCCGGGTGGCAATGAAATGGCAAGAGGCACATCAGTATCCTTAAAATTATAGACATAGCACCAGTCAAGCGGCACCGGCTCATCAGCCGCCTTCTTGCTGAGAAAAGCCTTAATGGTGGTCATCTTTCCTGTGCCGTTTTCGCCCAGCAGAAAAATGTTGAACCCGCTGTTTTCAAGGTTCAAGCCAAAGTCGATAGCCCGCAGCGCGCGTTCCTGACCAATCGTCTCAATCGCTTCAGGGAGTTCGTCCGTAGTATTGAACGCAAAGACGGAAGGGTCGCAACAGTGGTAGAGTTCTTCAATAGTGAGCGGTTTTAACATGCCGTCCTCCAAGGATACCCC
This region includes:
- a CDS encoding AAA family ATPase, with amino-acid sequence MLKPLTIEELYHCCDPSVFAFNTTDELPEAIETIGQERALRAIDFGLNLENSGFNIFLLGENGTGKMTTIKAFLSKKAADEPVPLDWCYVYNFKDTDVPLAISLPPGMASLFHKDMEELVKTLRLEIPKIFESKEYEKQRNQTIEAFQQKQKEYFSALDEDAKSKGFSIRKSVSGLMIVPIKKTGEPLTEEEYEALDEPIKAKIDEIGKALQERLNDVVREVRDAEKNLKILLAKLEREAALSVVGHMTDDLKHKYESQEKIFAYLSEMTEDILEHLDDFKGQEEQTPPLPFMRAPKSEPTFTRYAVNVLVNNKETSGAPCIYESNPTYFNLLGRLEYKFQYGVASTDFSMIKAGSLHKANGGYIVINALDLLRNMFSYDALKRAIRNGEVRIEDIWEQYRMISTTTLRPEAIPLQVKVILVGTPYLYYLLHNADDEYRELFKVKADFDSRMNSNAETVQKYAAFIASTSKKEKTLPFDRSGVSKVVEYGARLAGHQKKLSSQFSEVTDLIRESNYWAKKAGSPVVQDGHVEMALQEKVYRNSRIEDRIQEMIVEGSIIVDTKGEKIGQINGLAVLDMGDYMFGKPSRITAKTFTGKAGVVNIERETKMSGKIHEKAILIISSYISSTYAAKKPISFSASITFEQLYDMVEGDSASCAELYVILSSLAGVPLRQNLAITGSMDQHGDVQPIGGVNEKIEGFFDLCKVRGLDATHGVVIPQKNVHNLMLKTEVVDAVKEGKFSIYAINRVEEGIELFTGMAMGALNDDGTWPEGTLSHLVMKRFEEIAQAFKERDKKDDQKDKDKEENGK